A genomic window from Paenibacillus sp. FSL K6-0276 includes:
- the glp gene encoding gephyrin-like molybdotransferase Glp, giving the protein MENTRTPVTVAEAVFRVIERVCRTGTESVPLAESYGRILAEPLTATHDVPHFTRSPYDGYAIASADSADASGNNRISFTVVDHIGAGEVSQVAIGACEAVRLMTGAALPAGADAVVMFEQASAAGHTFTIRKAFAPQENLSLQGEDMRSGEMIVPAGSFIHPGIVALLATFGYGFVQAGKRPVVGILSTGTELLDVTAPLAPGKIRNSNGPMIAAQLARMGIPYRMYDTAADQLEACLMTVRKALTETDCLITTGGVSVGDYDYLPEIYKRLGADVLFNKVAMRPGSVTTVAVTGDTYLFGLSGNPSACFTGFELFVRPALLKMMGADKIYLPRTTAVLAEDFSKANPFTRFIRAVHDRTSVRPAGFNKSNAVSSIARGNSLIVLPGGTRGYTAGDPVDVLLLGVEEGTNEWVL; this is encoded by the coding sequence GTGGAGAATACCAGAACTCCGGTTACCGTTGCAGAAGCTGTATTCCGGGTAATTGAAAGAGTATGCCGCACAGGTACAGAGAGTGTCCCGCTTGCCGAAAGCTATGGACGTATCCTGGCAGAACCGCTGACGGCAACCCATGATGTTCCGCATTTTACCCGATCACCCTATGACGGATATGCAATCGCTTCGGCAGATTCTGCCGATGCTTCCGGTAACAACAGGATCAGCTTCACTGTTGTAGATCATATCGGCGCTGGGGAAGTATCACAGGTTGCAATTGGAGCATGCGAAGCGGTCCGTCTGATGACGGGGGCGGCGCTGCCGGCAGGAGCGGATGCGGTAGTGATGTTTGAACAAGCCTCGGCAGCAGGTCATACGTTTACAATCCGCAAAGCGTTTGCGCCGCAGGAGAATCTGTCTTTGCAGGGGGAAGATATGCGGTCAGGAGAAATGATCGTTCCGGCAGGCAGCTTCATTCATCCCGGTATTGTAGCGCTGCTGGCTACATTCGGTTATGGGTTTGTTCAAGCAGGAAAGCGGCCGGTTGTAGGGATTTTGTCTACGGGAACCGAACTGCTGGATGTGACGGCTCCGCTTGCCCCCGGTAAAATCCGCAACAGTAACGGGCCGATGATTGCAGCCCAGCTCGCCCGTATGGGTATCCCTTACCGGATGTACGATACAGCCGCAGACCAACTAGAAGCATGTCTGATGACGGTACGGAAGGCGCTGACAGAAACAGACTGCCTGATTACAACGGGCGGTGTATCTGTCGGTGACTATGACTACCTGCCGGAAATTTATAAGCGGCTCGGGGCTGATGTGCTATTTAACAAGGTGGCGATGCGTCCGGGCAGTGTGACCACAGTCGCGGTTACTGGGGATACCTATTTGTTCGGATTATCAGGCAATCCGTCTGCCTGCTTCACGGGATTCGAGCTGTTTGTTAGGCCCGCCCTGCTCAAAATGATGGGGGCAGATAAAATTTATCTGCCGCGCACGACGGCGGTACTGGCAGAGGACTTCTCGAAGGCCAATCCGTTCACCCGGTTTATCCGGGCTGTTCACGACCGGACCTCGGTGCGTCCCGCAGGCTTCAATAAATCTAATGCAGTATCCTCCATTGCAAGGGGGAATTCACTGATTGTACTGCCGGGCGGGACAAGAGGGTATACCGCTGGCGATCCTGTTGATGTACTGCTGCTCGGCGTCGAAGAAGGTACGAATGAGTGGGTACTGTAA
- a CDS encoding MFS transporter — MIKKMQLPLQTLNLITGFMVWVIISSLMPFISEDISIPPGRLAMVTAIPVVLGSILRIPLGYYANILGARIIFMCSFILLLFPVYFISEASSVTHLIIGGLFLGIGGAVFSVGVTSLPKYFPKDKHGLVNGIYGIGNIGTAVTTFSAPMVAAQIGWAPAVKMYLILLLVFIALNFFFGDRHEPKLKTPIIEQIKGVSKNEKLWLFSLFYFITFGSFVAFTIYLPNFLVSNFGLEKVDAGMRTAGFIAVATFFRPIGGWLADKFQPLFLLTGTFSIYTVAAIILAFMPDMGLYTVGCLAIAFSAGIGNGVIFKLVPLYFNKQAGVANGIVSMMGGLGGFFPPIMLSVIYSATGQYSIGFMLLSQVALASLVLVVWLYFQDRLALTSEVFNSTGQGILVTDVSGLIKTVNPAFTKLTGYTEDEVLGRQPSILKSGRQSKEFYRLMWSEVREKGMWQGEIWNKRKNGEEYLQWLNISAVKDETGEDVRYVGTFSDITQK, encoded by the coding sequence ATGATTAAAAAAATGCAATTGCCGCTACAAACATTAAACTTGATTACCGGATTCATGGTGTGGGTGATCATCTCTTCCCTGATGCCCTTTATTTCCGAGGATATCAGCATTCCTCCGGGGCGGCTGGCGATGGTCACGGCAATTCCGGTGGTGCTCGGCTCTATTCTAAGGATTCCTTTAGGCTATTATGCAAACATTTTGGGAGCACGCATTATTTTTATGTGCAGCTTTATCCTACTTTTGTTTCCGGTCTACTTCATCAGTGAAGCCTCCTCGGTTACTCATTTAATTATCGGAGGCTTGTTCCTAGGAATCGGCGGAGCCGTATTTTCGGTAGGTGTAACCTCTCTGCCGAAGTATTTCCCCAAAGATAAGCATGGTCTGGTCAACGGAATCTACGGGATCGGGAATATCGGAACAGCTGTCACTACCTTCTCGGCTCCGATGGTGGCAGCACAGATTGGCTGGGCACCTGCGGTTAAAATGTATCTGATTCTGTTACTGGTGTTTATCGCATTAAACTTCTTCTTCGGTGACCGTCATGAGCCTAAGCTCAAAACACCGATTATCGAACAGATCAAGGGCGTATCCAAGAATGAAAAGCTCTGGCTGTTCTCCTTGTTCTATTTCATTACCTTTGGTTCCTTCGTGGCCTTCACCATTTACCTGCCGAACTTTCTAGTTTCGAATTTCGGTCTGGAAAAAGTGGATGCCGGGATGCGTACAGCCGGCTTCATTGCCGTTGCGACCTTCTTCCGTCCGATAGGCGGCTGGCTTGCCGACAAGTTCCAGCCTTTGTTCCTGCTCACCGGCACATTCAGTATTTATACGGTTGCAGCAATCATCCTGGCATTTATGCCTGACATGGGCTTATATACAGTGGGTTGCCTTGCTATTGCGTTCAGTGCGGGAATCGGTAACGGAGTCATATTCAAATTAGTCCCGCTGTACTTCAATAAGCAGGCGGGTGTCGCCAACGGGATCGTATCGATGATGGGCGGCCTGGGCGGCTTTTTCCCTCCGATTATGCTGTCGGTGATTTATTCGGCTACAGGGCAATATTCCATCGGGTTCATGCTGCTCTCCCAGGTGGCGCTGGCCAGCCTAGTGCTGGTAGTGTGGCTCTATTTTCAGGACCGGCTTGCGCTTACCTCTGAAGTGTTCAATTCTACCGGACAAGGGATTCTGGTTACTGATGTTTCCGGTCTGATTAAAACCGTCAATCCGGCATTCACGAAGCTCACCGGCTATACCGAAGACGAAGTTCTCGGCAGACAGCCCAGCATTCTGAAGTCAGGCCGCCAATCCAAGGAGTTCTACCGCTTAATGTGGAGCGAGGTCAGGGAGAAGGGGATGTGGCAGGGTGAAATTTGGAACAAGCGCAAGAACGGGGAAGAGTATTTGCAGTGGCTGAATATCAGTGCTGTGAAGGATGAGACCGGTGAAGATGTCCGGTATGTAGGCACATTCAGTGATATTACGCAGAAATAA
- a CDS encoding hemerythrin domain-containing protein has protein sequence MPEYAGLKFTMPAMRILENEHRYLSFLMEEWHALVLWFEQEQPALEEARTQLHKLRKAILEFTGPLKKHTVKEETHFFPLLGSYIGFEQGPLAGIQEEHREIDGYIGHFLHHTEGNTDLMPLEDILAAVKDAGEAFEVLTVHFVKEETVIYPMAENQLSAKDKERLSRQLNTLIT, from the coding sequence ATGCCGGAATATGCAGGGCTCAAGTTTACGATGCCCGCCATGCGCATTCTTGAGAATGAACACCGCTATTTATCTTTTCTGATGGAAGAATGGCATGCCCTTGTACTCTGGTTTGAACAGGAGCAGCCCGCTCTGGAAGAAGCCAGGACACAGCTTCATAAGTTGCGTAAGGCGATTCTAGAGTTTACTGGTCCGTTGAAGAAGCATACTGTGAAGGAAGAAACGCATTTTTTCCCGCTGCTGGGCAGTTATATCGGTTTTGAACAAGGGCCGCTGGCCGGCATCCAGGAGGAGCACCGCGAGATTGACGGATATATAGGGCATTTCCTGCATCACACAGAGGGCAATACAGATCTGATGCCGCTTGAGGATATCCTTGCAGCTGTTAAGGATGCAGGGGAGGCTTTTGAGGTATTGACAGTACACTTTGTCAAAGAAGAGACGGTTATTTATCCGATGGCCGAGAATCAGCTGAGTGCGAAAGACAAAGAACGGTTAAGCCGACAACTGAATACGCTCATTACGTGA
- a CDS encoding response regulator transcription factor, with protein sequence MKIVIADDHAIVRSGFSMILNFQDDIEVIGAAADGREAYTMVARFRPDILIMDLSMPPGESGLVATGKIKEDYPDTKILILTMHDDDEYLFHVLKNGASGYVLKSAPDEELLLAIRTIYEGGTYIHPKMATSLVREFIKQDKTAGTEDLFELLSKRELEILPLIAKGYGNKEIAEKLFISVKTVEAHKAKIMEKLNLKSRPELVEYALRKKMLDF encoded by the coding sequence ATGAAGATTGTCATTGCAGACGACCATGCGATCGTACGCAGCGGATTCTCCATGATTCTCAATTTTCAGGATGACATTGAAGTGATCGGAGCGGCGGCAGACGGCAGGGAAGCTTATACAATGGTAGCCAGATTCCGTCCGGATATTCTGATTATGGATTTAAGCATGCCTCCGGGAGAAAGTGGGCTGGTGGCGACCGGAAAGATTAAAGAGGATTATCCCGATACCAAAATCCTGATTCTGACGATGCATGACGATGATGAATACCTCTTCCATGTACTGAAGAACGGGGCCTCCGGTTATGTTCTCAAGAGCGCGCCGGACGAGGAGCTTCTGCTGGCCATCCGGACCATTTATGAAGGCGGTACCTATATTCATCCCAAGATGGCAACCTCGCTGGTCCGTGAGTTCATCAAGCAGGATAAAACCGCCGGTACAGAGGACCTGTTTGAGCTATTGTCCAAGCGGGAGCTGGAGATTCTGCCGCTCATCGCCAAGGGATACGGGAACAAGGAAATCGCGGAAAAGCTGTTCATTTCGGTAAAAACGGTGGAAGCCCACAAAGCGAAAATTATGGAGAAATTAAACCTTAAAAGCCGGCCGGAGCTGGTCGAATATGCTTTAAGGAAAAAAATGCTGGATTTCTGA
- a CDS encoding sensor histidine kinase: MDLRSLLMTKLFENSSEAMFFFDRQGKALAMNPAAENIVDKDILKQLYQGNPEALCGTCRGYTSETELRTCLNCYFHTPDSEEFTSYQVYLETKDKGIVPYAATFHTIDDENGIRVFMLRDLTRQFTTQEKFYQNKMMKHIIEAQENERKRISRELHDSVAQELMSAVIDLRVLKYMTADDQLLKKMKQTEVSMTRLLNDIRNLSVELRPAALDDFGLEAAFRSHFKRMEQSYGLTIEYESQLLEKRYESEIETVMYRVCQEAVLNALKYAQVDSVKVSLTETDGVLRLLIEDEGAGFNQGDEPAGTGLGLFGMQERAELVGGTFSVDSEIGRGTTIILQVPV, from the coding sequence ATGGATCTGCGGAGCCTGCTCATGACGAAGCTGTTTGAGAACAGCTCGGAGGCGATGTTCTTTTTTGACCGGCAAGGGAAAGCCTTGGCGATGAATCCAGCTGCCGAGAACATCGTTGACAAGGATATTCTGAAGCAGTTGTATCAGGGAAATCCGGAGGCACTATGCGGGACCTGCCGGGGATACACGAGTGAGACGGAGCTCCGCACATGCCTTAATTGTTACTTTCATACACCGGACTCAGAGGAGTTTACCTCTTATCAAGTCTATCTGGAGACGAAAGATAAGGGGATTGTCCCTTATGCAGCCACCTTTCACACGATAGATGACGAGAATGGCATCAGAGTGTTTATGCTTAGGGATCTGACCAGACAGTTCACGACACAAGAGAAGTTCTACCAGAACAAGATGATGAAGCATATCATTGAGGCCCAGGAGAATGAACGCAAGCGGATTTCCCGTGAACTGCATGACAGCGTTGCCCAGGAGCTGATGAGTGCCGTGATCGATCTGCGTGTGCTGAAATATATGACAGCTGATGATCAGCTGCTGAAGAAGATGAAGCAGACCGAAGTATCCATGACTAGGCTTCTGAATGATATCCGCAACCTTTCAGTGGAGCTCAGGCCGGCTGCACTTGATGATTTCGGGCTGGAGGCCGCATTCCGGTCACACTTCAAGCGGATGGAACAAAGCTATGGCCTTACAATTGAATATGAGTCCCAGCTTTTAGAGAAACGGTATGAGAGTGAGATTGAAACCGTCATGTACCGTGTGTGCCAGGAAGCTGTGTTGAACGCCCTGAAATATGCCCAGGTAGACAGCGTCAAAGTATCACTTACAGAAACCGACGGTGTGCTGCGGCTTCTGATTGAGGATGAGGGAGCCGGCTTTAATCAGGGTGACGAGCCCGCTGGAACCGGACTTGGCCTTTTTGGCATGCAGGAACGGGCGGAGCTGGTGGGCGGCACCTTTAGCGTAGATTCAGAGATAGGCAGGGGCACGACAATCATTTTACAGGTACCTGTATGA
- a CDS encoding GAF domain-containing protein, producing MINKVDYQIELDQIRAALGYDFMSLALVEPAEYDYVIRWKYASGNTNNRYKRIVLQSGRGIAGIVFKTGKPFLIPSVQKDVKPDTLFNYPITKMENLNSIGAVPVWNDARVAGVLLGGFRGERQVTAEMLRDLDRAARKGIGDLNGKELLLS from the coding sequence ATGATAAATAAGGTGGATTACCAAATTGAGCTTGACCAGATCCGCGCAGCTCTAGGCTATGACTTCATGTCGCTGGCTCTTGTTGAACCGGCGGAATATGACTATGTCATCCGGTGGAAATACGCCTCAGGGAACACAAATAACCGTTACAAACGTATTGTACTTCAATCTGGCAGAGGGATTGCAGGGATCGTGTTCAAGACCGGCAAACCGTTCTTAATCCCTTCTGTGCAGAAAGATGTGAAGCCTGATACCTTGTTTAATTATCCCATTACTAAGATGGAGAATTTGAACAGCATTGGTGCAGTACCGGTGTGGAATGATGCCCGCGTCGCAGGCGTGCTTCTGGGCGGTTTCAGGGGTGAACGGCAGGTAACCGCTGAAATGCTGAGAGACCTGGATAGGGCAGCTCGTAAGGGCATTGGAGACTTGAACGGGAAGGAATTGTTGCTCAGTTGA
- the narI gene encoding respiratory nitrate reductase subunit gamma has translation MNMLGQFLWVIFPYMCMVVFIGGHIFRYRKDQFNWTAKSSEFIEKKQLKFGSILFHLGIMPVILGHIGGLAVPKSWLEAIGVSDHLYHIGAVYIGGIFGAATLLGMLILTSRRFTLKNVRRLSSASDLIVNSLLLFIVFMGMYSTIVTNAVQPEFDYRDTISVWFRGLFMFRPDPSLMSDVPFSFKLHILSGFAIFAFWPFTRLVHVWSVPLNYIGRSYILYRRNKSN, from the coding sequence ATGAATATGCTGGGTCAGTTTTTATGGGTCATTTTCCCCTACATGTGTATGGTGGTCTTTATCGGCGGCCATATTTTTCGTTACCGTAAGGATCAGTTTAACTGGACGGCCAAATCCAGTGAATTTATTGAAAAGAAACAACTGAAATTCGGTAGCATTCTGTTCCATCTCGGAATTATGCCGGTTATCCTGGGCCATATCGGCGGGCTCGCTGTTCCGAAATCATGGCTGGAGGCCATCGGCGTAAGTGATCATCTCTACCACATCGGCGCGGTATACATCGGGGGAATCTTCGGTGCAGCCACACTGCTCGGGATGCTGATTCTGACTTCGCGGCGCTTTACGCTTAAGAATGTCCGCCGGCTCAGCAGTGCATCAGACCTGATAGTCAACTCACTCCTCCTGTTTATCGTGTTTATGGGGATGTACTCCACCATTGTAACGAATGCCGTACAGCCTGAGTTTGACTACCGCGATACGATTTCAGTCTGGTTCCGCGGCCTGTTCATGTTCCGTCCTGACCCGTCACTGATGAGTGATGTGCCGTTTTCCTTCAAGCTTCACATTCTGTCAGGGTTTGCGATCTTTGCCTTTTGGCCGTTCACCCGGCTGGTCCATGTATGGAGTGTTCCGTTGAATTATATAGGCAGAAGTTATATCCTATACAGAAGAAATAAATCCAATTAA
- the narJ gene encoding nitrate reductase molybdenum cofactor assembly chaperone, giving the protein MIDLTKLHDYKQSFGYFALQLMYPEKLDFHPAFLEEAFDSDHPGYAHVHTYWKRMQSFSLDEIQESYAATFDFQKDCALYMTYFKFEEAKERGQMLAKLKLLYEMFGLEMPEGELPDYLPLMCEFLYAAQWLEVPGAPENFRMLIAILEDGTYHLLKALERNESPYFHLVKGLRETFKACAEQEALSQ; this is encoded by the coding sequence GTGATTGATCTGACCAAACTGCATGATTACAAGCAATCCTTCGGTTATTTTGCCCTGCAGCTCATGTACCCGGAAAAGCTGGATTTTCATCCTGCTTTTCTGGAAGAGGCGTTTGACAGCGATCATCCGGGTTATGCTCATGTGCATACCTATTGGAAGCGGATGCAGAGCTTCAGTCTGGATGAGATCCAGGAGAGCTATGCCGCCACTTTTGATTTTCAGAAGGACTGTGCTCTATATATGACCTATTTCAAATTTGAGGAGGCCAAGGAACGGGGGCAAATGCTCGCCAAGCTGAAGCTTCTGTACGAAATGTTCGGTCTGGAAATGCCGGAAGGTGAACTGCCTGATTATTTACCGCTTATGTGTGAATTTCTATATGCCGCGCAGTGGCTGGAAGTCCCGGGAGCGCCGGAGAATTTCCGGATGCTGATAGCGATTCTTGAAGATGGTACGTATCATCTGCTCAAGGCCTTGGAACGAAACGAAAGTCCCTATTTCCATCTGGTCAAGGGATTGCGCGAAACATTCAAAGCTTGTGCTGAACAGGAGGCCCTGAGTCAATGA
- the narH gene encoding nitrate reductase subunit beta codes for MKIKAQVAMVMNLDKCIGCHTCSVTCKTTWTNRKGAEYMWFNNVETKPGIGYPKRWEDQELYKGGWQLRKGKLELKSGNKLSKIALGKIFYNPDMPEMKDYYEPWTYNYEHLTNAGEQKHSPVARAHSAVTGEKMDLEWGPNWEDDLAGAHVTGPLDPNIQKIEEEIKFNFEKSFMIYLPRLCEHCLNPSCVASCPSGAMYKRDEDGIVLVDQEACRGWRYCMTGCPYKKVYFNWQTNKAEKCTFCFPRVEAGLPTVCSETCTGRIRYLGVLLYDADKVLDAASTPDEKDLYKAQCGLFMNPHDPEVIAQARKDGISEDWLEAAQNSPVYKLAIEHKLAFPLHPEYRTLPMVWYVPPLSPIMNYFEGKDSLKNPDMIFPAIEEMRTPIQYLANMLTAGDTQTVKEALQRMAMMRSYMRAKSSGQEFDRSRLERIGMTAQQTEEMYRLLAIAKYEDRFVIPTSHKEQHMNPYRAQGSAGYGNAMGDMGSGSGCDGCGPASSIGDTMKTGKEMYEENFYGGIWRD; via the coding sequence TTGAAAATTAAAGCGCAAGTTGCAATGGTAATGAATCTGGATAAATGCATCGGCTGCCACACCTGCAGCGTGACCTGCAAGACGACCTGGACGAACCGCAAGGGTGCGGAATATATGTGGTTCAATAACGTGGAAACGAAGCCGGGGATCGGTTATCCGAAACGCTGGGAAGACCAGGAGCTCTACAAGGGCGGCTGGCAGCTGCGCAAGGGGAAGCTGGAGCTGAAATCCGGCAACAAGCTGTCCAAGATCGCACTCGGCAAAATCTTCTACAACCCCGACATGCCGGAGATGAAGGATTATTATGAGCCGTGGACTTACAATTATGAGCATCTGACGAATGCAGGAGAACAAAAGCATTCTCCGGTGGCGCGGGCTCATTCTGCTGTAACAGGCGAGAAGATGGATCTGGAATGGGGACCGAACTGGGAGGATGATCTGGCGGGAGCACACGTAACCGGCCCGCTGGACCCGAATATCCAGAAGATCGAGGAAGAAATTAAATTCAACTTCGAGAAATCGTTTATGATCTATCTGCCGCGCCTCTGTGAACACTGCCTGAATCCAAGCTGTGTCGCCTCCTGTCCTTCAGGTGCGATGTACAAGCGGGATGAAGACGGCATTGTCCTGGTTGACCAGGAAGCCTGCCGTGGCTGGAGATATTGTATGACAGGCTGTCCGTATAAAAAAGTGTATTTCAACTGGCAGACCAACAAAGCGGAGAAGTGTACCTTCTGTTTCCCGCGCGTGGAAGCAGGGCTGCCTACGGTATGCTCCGAGACCTGTACCGGCCGGATCCGCTATCTCGGGGTTCTGCTGTATGACGCCGACAAGGTTCTTGATGCCGCGTCCACCCCGGATGAGAAGGATTTGTACAAGGCACAATGTGGTCTGTTCATGAATCCGCATGATCCGGAAGTCATTGCCCAGGCGAGAAAAGACGGCATATCTGAGGATTGGCTGGAGGCAGCCCAGAACTCACCGGTCTATAAGTTGGCGATCGAGCACAAGCTTGCCTTCCCGCTTCATCCGGAATACCGTACGCTGCCTATGGTCTGGTATGTACCGCCGCTTAGCCCGATCATGAATTATTTTGAAGGCAAAGATTCGCTGAAAAATCCTGATATGATCTTTCCGGCCATCGAAGAGATGCGCACACCAATCCAGTATCTGGCGAACATGCTGACCGCAGGCGATACGCAGACCGTCAAAGAAGCCCTGCAGCGGATGGCGATGATGCGCTCCTATATGCGTGCTAAGTCCTCAGGCCAGGAGTTCGACCGCAGCCGTCTTGAACGCATCGGTATGACCGCACAGCAGACAGAGGAAATGTACCGGCTGCTCGCGATTGCCAAATATGAAGACCGGTTCGTCATCCCGACCTCCCACAAGGAGCAGCACATGAACCCTTACCGTGCCCAAGGCTCGGCCGGTTACGGAAATGCGATGGGCGATATGGGCTCGGGCTCGGGCTGTGACGGCTGCGGACCGGCCAGCTCTATCGGTGACACGATGAAGACCGGCAAGGAAATGTATGAAGAGAATTTCTACGGGGGGATTTGGCGTGATTGA